A region of Roseobacter litoralis Och 149 DNA encodes the following proteins:
- a CDS encoding M24 family metallopeptidase has translation MTTQSKTARPDMYRYHNGEKSPLPFAAAEYEARLSELRERMQAVGAQAAVFTSMHNIAYYSGFLYCSFGRPYGLVVSESECVTISAGIDAGQPWRRSFADNITYTDWQRDNFWRAVASVTGKNKVVGYEGDHLTLIQRDKMEDFLSPMSMVDVYDTTMQQRMHKSEAEIALIRHGAQVADVGGYAIRDAIKAGVREIDVAMAGRDAMEQEIAKRFPDAEYRDTWVWFQSGLNTDGAHNPVTSRVLERGDILSLNTFPMISGYYTALERTLFVQEVDKASLGIWEANVAAHEYGMSLLKPGASCAEITHKINDFFEERDLLQYRTFGYGHSFGVLSHYYGREAGLELREDIDTVLEPGMVISMEPMLTIANGQPGAGGYREHDILVITEDGNENITGYPYGPGFNVVG, from the coding sequence ATGACCACTCAATCCAAAACCGCACGTCCCGATATGTATCGCTATCACAACGGTGAGAAATCGCCGCTGCCTTTTGCCGCTGCAGAATACGAAGCGCGCCTGTCCGAGTTGCGTGAGCGCATGCAGGCCGTTGGCGCACAAGCCGCTGTTTTCACCTCAATGCACAACATCGCCTATTACTCCGGGTTTCTGTATTGCTCCTTTGGCCGCCCCTATGGTCTGGTCGTATCGGAATCCGAATGCGTGACCATCAGTGCAGGCATTGACGCAGGCCAGCCATGGCGGCGCAGTTTTGCGGATAACATCACCTACACCGATTGGCAGCGCGACAATTTCTGGCGCGCCGTTGCGTCGGTGACGGGCAAGAACAAGGTTGTCGGATATGAGGGCGATCACCTGACCCTGATCCAGCGGGACAAGATGGAGGATTTCCTTTCCCCGATGTCCATGGTGGATGTCTATGACACCACCATGCAGCAGCGCATGCATAAATCCGAAGCCGAAATCGCGCTCATCCGCCATGGTGCGCAGGTCGCGGATGTGGGCGGCTATGCCATTCGTGATGCGATCAAGGCCGGTGTGCGCGAGATCGACGTCGCCATGGCTGGCCGCGATGCAATGGAGCAGGAGATCGCCAAACGCTTTCCGGATGCGGAATATCGCGACACATGGGTGTGGTTCCAGTCGGGTCTGAACACCGATGGTGCGCATAACCCGGTGACATCCCGTGTTCTGGAACGGGGCGACATCCTCAGCCTGAACACCTTCCCGATGATTTCGGGCTATTACACCGCGCTGGAACGCACGCTGTTCGTTCAGGAAGTCGACAAAGCCAGCTTGGGCATTTGGGAAGCAAACGTCGCCGCGCATGAATACGGCATGAGCCTGCTCAAGCCCGGCGCGTCCTGTGCCGAGATCACCCACAAGATCAACGATTTCTTTGAAGAGCGGGATCTGTTGCAATACCGGACCTTTGGCTATGGTCACTCCTTTGGCGTGCTGAGCCACTATTACGGCCGTGAAGCCGGATTGGAACTGCGCGAAGACATCGACACGGTTCTGGAGCCGGGCATGGTCATCTCGATGGAGCCGATGCTGACCATCGCAAATGGTCAACCGGGCGCGGGCGGATATCGTGAGCATGATATTCTCGTCATCACCGAAGACGGCAATGAAAACATCACAGGCTATCCTTACGGTCCCGGCTTTAACGTCGTCGGCTGA
- a CDS encoding DUF1523 family protein: MFYVKWVFILVFWGLIGSFLHYTLPQVDIVRITDTYEKRETPGTNSIFWSRGGAGTGEDATGRDVFFIQTRMVNDRIMVYRNEDTGWSWPPYLKFDTSNLQAEAADLRSTSGDPQYAAVRHYGWRIEFLSVFPNAVSVWPVDGPDASKPLPWVNGIILAILGFFGFAIWRRWRRFREARIDPKLEELQDSWEATEDAMAEKRSRLRRWWAMRASR; encoded by the coding sequence ATGTTCTACGTGAAATGGGTTTTTATTCTGGTCTTTTGGGGCCTCATTGGATCCTTCCTGCATTATACCCTGCCTCAGGTGGATATCGTACGCATCACGGACACCTATGAAAAACGTGAAACACCCGGAACCAACAGCATATTCTGGTCGCGTGGCGGCGCGGGCACCGGAGAAGATGCAACCGGGCGCGACGTATTCTTCATTCAAACACGCATGGTGAATGACCGGATCATGGTTTATCGGAATGAGGATACGGGATGGAGTTGGCCGCCCTATTTGAAATTCGATACATCAAACCTTCAGGCAGAGGCCGCAGACCTGCGTTCAACTTCCGGGGACCCGCAATATGCGGCAGTGCGCCACTATGGCTGGCGGATCGAATTCCTGTCTGTTTTCCCCAATGCTGTGTCTGTTTGGCCTGTTGACGGGCCTGATGCCAGTAAACCCCTGCCTTGGGTGAACGGCATTATTCTTGCCATCCTTGGCTTTTTTGGCTTCGCCATCTGGAGGCGCTGGCGGCGGTTTCGTGAGGCGCGCATCGACCCGAAGCTCGAAGAGCTTCAGGACAGTTGGGAAGCGACCGAAGACGCCATGGCCGAGAAACGCAGCAGGTTGCGGCGGTGGTGGGCCATGCGGGCCAGTCGGTAA
- a CDS encoding HIT domain-containing protein yields the protein MSYSYDDQNIFAKILRGEIPNTTVLETEHSLAFRDLYPQAPTHVLIIPKGAYVSYDHFASEASDAEIVDYTRTIGKVCEMEGVSLNTGDGYRLISNAGEHGVQEVPHLHVHILGARHMGRMVAKAE from the coding sequence ATGAGCTATTCTTACGACGACCAGAACATCTTTGCCAAAATCCTGCGCGGCGAAATTCCCAACACAACAGTGCTTGAAACCGAGCACAGCCTCGCCTTTCGTGACCTTTACCCGCAGGCCCCGACGCATGTGCTTATTATCCCGAAAGGGGCCTATGTAAGCTACGATCACTTCGCCAGCGAGGCGTCGGACGCGGAGATCGTCGATTATACGCGCACCATAGGAAAGGTCTGCGAAATGGAAGGCGTCAGTCTGAATACCGGGGATGGATACCGTCTTATTTCAAATGCGGGAGAGCACGGTGTGCAGGAAGTGCCGCACCTGCACGTGCATATTTTGGGTGCGCGTCATATGGGCCGCATGGTCGCCAAAGCAGAATAA
- the smpB gene encoding SsrA-binding protein SmpB: MSQVKSSSKSDPNYKVVAENRRARFDYAIESDVECGIILEGSEVKSLREGGANIAESYAAVEDGELWLVNSYVAPYKQAKTFQHEERRRRKLLISRKQMADFWNATQRKGMTLVPLVLYFNHRGMAKIKIGVAKGKKLHDKRETAAKRDWSRQKSRLMKDHG; encoded by the coding sequence ATGTCACAGGTGAAATCATCCTCCAAATCTGACCCGAACTACAAGGTTGTCGCTGAGAATCGCCGCGCGCGGTTTGACTACGCCATCGAAAGCGATGTGGAGTGCGGCATCATATTGGAAGGCTCCGAGGTTAAATCCCTGCGCGAGGGGGGGGCTAACATCGCGGAAAGCTATGCAGCTGTCGAGGACGGTGAGCTATGGCTCGTCAACAGCTATGTTGCCCCCTACAAACAGGCCAAAACCTTTCAGCATGAGGAACGCCGTCGCCGCAAGCTGCTGATCAGCCGCAAGCAGATGGCTGATTTCTGGAATGCCACGCAGCGCAAAGGCATGACGCTGGTGCCGCTGGTGCTCTACTTCAATCACCGGGGCATGGCCAAGATCAAGATCGGCGTCGCCAAGGGTAAGAAGCTGCATGACAAACGCGAAACAGCGGCCAAACGCGACTGGTCGCGGCAAAAATCCCGCTTGATGAAGGATCACGGCTGA
- the sseA gene encoding 3-mercaptopyruvate sulfurtransferase produces MTDDPKTLVSTEWLAEHLKDPDLRILDASWYLPEAGRNARQEYDEGHIPGARFFDIDEISDSRSDLPHMAPRSEKFTSRMRALGVGDGHQVVVYDGAGLLSAPRVWWLFRLMGQQNVAVLDGGLPKWKAEGHEIEDMPPIVRDRHITVRFQNHLVRDVTQVSAASKIKDHAIVDARAGNRFRGEAPEPREGLRAGHIPGSRSLPYTTLLNDDKTMKSPEECRQIFEAAGVDLDKPIITSCGSGVTAAVLALALERMGHKHWSLYDGSWAEWGMFPTVPVATGDA; encoded by the coding sequence ATGACTGACGATCCGAAAACACTTGTTTCCACCGAATGGCTGGCAGAGCATTTGAAAGACCCTGACCTGCGTATACTGGATGCATCCTGGTATCTTCCCGAGGCCGGGCGGAACGCCAGACAGGAATATGACGAAGGCCACATCCCCGGCGCGCGCTTCTTTGATATCGACGAGATTTCGGACAGCCGCTCTGATCTGCCGCATATGGCGCCGCGCAGCGAGAAATTCACGTCCCGGATGCGCGCACTTGGTGTGGGTGATGGCCATCAGGTGGTTGTCTATGACGGTGCAGGGTTGCTATCGGCGCCGCGGGTGTGGTGGTTATTCCGGCTGATGGGTCAACAGAATGTTGCCGTGCTGGATGGCGGTTTGCCCAAGTGGAAAGCGGAAGGGCACGAAATCGAAGACATGCCCCCGATCGTGCGCGACCGCCATATCACGGTGCGGTTCCAAAACCATCTGGTGCGCGATGTCACGCAGGTGTCGGCTGCGTCCAAAATCAAGGATCACGCCATTGTCGATGCGCGCGCGGGCAACCGGTTCCGCGGCGAAGCGCCTGAACCCCGCGAAGGGCTGCGGGCGGGCCATATTCCCGGCTCGCGATCTCTACCTTACACAACGCTGTTAAATGACGACAAGACGATGAAATCGCCCGAAGAATGCCGCCAGATATTCGAGGCGGCCGGCGTGGATCTGGACAAACCGATCATTACCTCCTGCGGTTCGGGGGTCACAGCGGCCGTTCTTGCGCTGGCTCTTGAGCGGATGGGGCATAAGCACTGGTCTTTGTATGACGGGTCCTGGGCAGAATGGGGGATGTTCCCCACTGTGCCCGTCGCCACGGGAGACGCATGA
- a CDS encoding aromatic amino acid transaminase, with protein MFETLKTRPADGILALMQMYKDDPRDNKIDLGVGVYKDATGLTPIMRAVKAAEHTLWETQDSKVYTGLAGDPAFSDAMIALVLGSAVPRDTVASVATPGGTGAVRQAFELIRMARPDARVFVSDPTWPNHISILNYLGMDVVRYRYFDSETRGVDFEGMMADLKTARAGDVILLHGCCHNPTGANLNLTEWQAVVATLLETGAVPMIDIAYQGFGEGLEEDAAATRLVASSVPECLIAASCSKNFGIYRERTGLLMAISQNTAARKLHQDTLGFLNRQNFSFPPDHGARLVTMILTDDALRADWQAELEDVRLNMLGLRQQLADELQRLSGSNRFGFLAQHRGMFSRLGTSADKVETMREKNGIYMVGDSRMNIAGLNAQTIPMLAKAIVDAGV; from the coding sequence ATGTTCGAGACCCTCAAGACGCGCCCCGCTGACGGAATCCTCGCATTGATGCAGATGTACAAGGATGATCCGCGCGACAACAAGATCGACCTTGGCGTCGGCGTCTACAAAGACGCGACGGGCCTCACGCCGATCATGCGTGCGGTCAAGGCTGCCGAACACACCCTGTGGGAAACGCAGGACAGCAAGGTTTACACGGGCCTCGCGGGCGACCCGGCATTTTCGGACGCGATGATCGCCTTGGTGCTGGGCAGTGCTGTGCCGCGCGACACGGTGGCATCCGTGGCGACACCGGGCGGAACAGGTGCTGTGCGACAGGCCTTTGAGCTTATCCGCATGGCGCGGCCGGACGCTCGGGTGTTTGTGTCAGATCCGACATGGCCCAACCACATTTCCATTCTGAACTATCTGGGGATGGACGTGGTGCGCTATCGGTATTTCGACAGTGAGACCCGCGGTGTTGATTTCGAGGGCATGATGGCCGACCTCAAGACGGCCCGTGCGGGGGATGTGATCTTGCTGCATGGATGCTGTCACAATCCAACGGGCGCCAATCTCAACCTGACTGAATGGCAGGCTGTGGTCGCGACACTGCTCGAAACGGGCGCGGTCCCAATGATCGACATCGCCTATCAGGGCTTTGGTGAGGGCCTTGAAGAAGACGCAGCCGCCACACGTCTAGTTGCATCCTCTGTGCCGGAATGCCTGATCGCGGCCAGTTGTTCCAAGAACTTTGGTATTTACCGTGAGCGCACAGGGCTGCTGATGGCGATCAGTCAGAACACGGCTGCGCGGAAACTGCATCAGGATACGCTTGGATTCCTGAACCGGCAAAACTTCAGCTTTCCGCCCGATCACGGTGCACGCTTGGTGACGATGATCCTGACCGACGATGCGTTGCGCGCCGATTGGCAAGCGGAACTGGAAGACGTGCGCCTGAACATGCTGGGTTTGCGCCAGCAACTGGCGGATGAGTTGCAGCGGCTCTCCGGCTCAAACCGGTTCGGGTTTCTGGCCCAACACCGCGGTATGTTTTCGCGGCTGGGCACCTCTGCGGATAAGGTCGAAACGATGCGCGAGAAGAACGGTATTTATATGGTGGGGGACAGCCGTATGAATATTGCAGGGCTGAACGCACAGACGATTCCGATGCTCGCCAAGGCGATCGTTGATGCAGGTGTTTGA
- a CDS encoding NAD(P)H-dependent oxidoreductase produces MHVLTVLDHPNPTSFSAAVAQRFMEGAQAAGHTVELTDLHAEGFNPLWSMEDIERDAQARDPADVVAEQARIERADALCLVFPLFWWGMPSMMKGWVDRVWTWGWAYDQLDDPNRSLLRPRSGVLLVPAGARSDEMDAAGYKAALETVWMNGTFGYFGLSPRRLEVLNGSSGSDARRQALMDRSYDAGFTLLPPDPAV; encoded by the coding sequence ATGCATGTCCTGACCGTTCTGGATCACCCCAATCCGACATCCTTTAGTGCCGCCGTTGCACAACGGTTCATGGAGGGCGCGCAGGCGGCTGGCCACACCGTTGAACTAACTGATCTGCATGCCGAGGGTTTCAACCCGCTATGGTCGATGGAGGACATAGAAAGAGACGCACAGGCAAGGGACCCGGCAGATGTTGTGGCCGAACAAGCCCGCATAGAACGCGCCGATGCGCTGTGCCTTGTGTTTCCGCTGTTCTGGTGGGGCATGCCATCGATGATGAAAGGTTGGGTGGACCGCGTCTGGACATGGGGCTGGGCCTATGACCAGCTGGATGATCCCAACAGGTCACTACTCAGGCCCCGGTCAGGCGTGCTGCTTGTTCCTGCGGGCGCAAGGTCAGACGAAATGGACGCGGCTGGCTATAAAGCAGCCTTGGAAACCGTCTGGATGAACGGCACATTCGGCTATTTCGGTCTGTCCCCGCGCCGCCTTGAGGTGCTCAACGGGTCCAGCGGGTCGGATGCGCGGCGGCAGGCACTAATGGATCGCAGCTATGACGCCGGGTTCACGCTGTTGCCACCCGATCCGGCAGTTTAG
- a CDS encoding ammonium transporter, which yields MTNIKTFATAAALIALPSLAVAQDAAPGFDEIGPYIMTTLLFCMAGFLVFFMAAGFAMLEGGLVRSKNVTMQMTKNIALYSIAAIMYWMVGFNTMYPGDFNGFFALGGQTVLDPVGVAAADAALDYASVGSDFFFQLVFVAATASIVSGALAERIKLWPFLAFVVVLTGFMYPISGSWQWGGGWLSEMGFSDFAGSTVVHSVGGWAALAGAIVLGPRLGKYKDGRVNPMPGSNLALATLGTFILWLGWFGFNGGSQLAMGTVGDVSDVSRIFANTNMAAAAGAVTALVMTQLLYKKPDLTMVLNGALAGLVSITAEPLAPTLFGALWIGAVGGIIVVLAVPMLDKFKIDDVVGAIPVHLFAGIWGTIAVVFYNSDANLMTQLTGIVAYGVFTFVGSLVVWFILKAVIGIRVSEEDEINGLDVSELGMEAYPEFAKG from the coding sequence ATGACAAACATTAAGACATTCGCCACCGCAGCGGCGCTCATTGCGCTGCCGTCGCTGGCAGTCGCGCAGGACGCGGCACCGGGCTTTGACGAGATCGGCCCGTATATCATGACCACTTTGCTGTTCTGTATGGCGGGCTTTCTCGTCTTTTTCATGGCAGCAGGTTTTGCGATGCTCGAAGGCGGGCTTGTGCGGTCCAAGAACGTCACCATGCAGATGACCAAGAACATCGCGCTCTATTCGATTGCTGCGATCATGTATTGGATGGTCGGCTTCAACACGATGTATCCCGGCGACTTCAATGGGTTCTTCGCACTGGGCGGGCAAACGGTGCTCGACCCTGTCGGTGTTGCCGCCGCTGATGCAGCGCTTGATTATGCGTCTGTAGGGTCCGATTTCTTCTTCCAGCTCGTGTTTGTCGCTGCAACAGCGTCCATCGTATCCGGCGCTTTGGCAGAACGCATCAAACTTTGGCCGTTTCTGGCATTCGTTGTCGTACTCACAGGCTTTATGTATCCGATTTCCGGGTCCTGGCAGTGGGGCGGTGGCTGGTTGTCCGAAATGGGTTTCTCTGACTTCGCGGGCTCCACAGTTGTGCACTCCGTCGGAGGCTGGGCTGCCTTGGCTGGTGCTATCGTACTCGGGCCACGGCTGGGCAAGTACAAAGACGGTCGCGTTAACCCGATGCCGGGCTCTAACCTTGCGCTTGCAACACTGGGTACGTTCATCCTCTGGCTCGGCTGGTTCGGATTTAATGGTGGCTCGCAACTTGCCATGGGCACCGTTGGCGATGTCTCCGATGTATCGCGCATCTTTGCCAACACCAATATGGCCGCAGCAGCGGGTGCTGTCACCGCACTGGTCATGACGCAATTGCTGTATAAGAAACCCGACCTGACAATGGTGCTGAACGGTGCGCTTGCGGGTCTGGTGTCCATCACAGCCGAACCCTTGGCCCCAACGCTTTTTGGCGCGCTTTGGATCGGTGCAGTTGGCGGTATCATCGTGGTTCTTGCGGTTCCAATGCTGGACAAGTTCAAGATTGATGACGTTGTCGGCGCGATTCCGGTTCACCTGTTTGCCGGTATCTGGGGCACGATCGCGGTTGTCTTCTACAACAGCGACGCAAACCTGATGACGCAGCTGACAGGCATTGTTGCCTACGGTGTGTTCACCTTTGTGGGATCGCTGGTCGTCTGGTTCATCCTGAAGGCAGTCATCGGTATCCGCGTCAGCGAAGAAGACGAGATCAACGGTCTCGACGTCTCCGAGCTTGGCATGGAAGCCTACCCTGAGTTCGCAAAAGGCTGA
- a CDS encoding P-II family nitrogen regulator has protein sequence MKLIIATIKPFKLEEVREALTDAGVRGMMVTEIKGFGSQSGHTEIYRGAEYAVNFVPKVKIEIVVPEPAVDQIVETITKTAHTGKIGDGKIFVLGVDQAVRVRTGETNEDAL, from the coding sequence GTGAAACTCATCATTGCAACAATCAAGCCTTTCAAGCTGGAAGAGGTGCGCGAGGCGCTCACCGATGCTGGCGTGCGTGGCATGATGGTCACTGAGATTAAGGGCTTCGGCTCACAATCGGGCCACACAGAAATATATCGCGGCGCAGAATATGCTGTCAATTTCGTGCCGAAGGTAAAGATCGAGATTGTCGTGCCGGAACCGGCCGTCGATCAGATCGTCGAAACAATCACCAAGACCGCACATACCGGCAAGATCGGAGACGGGAAAATCTTCGTGCTCGGGGTCGATCAGGCTGTTCGCGTGCGGACCGGTGAAACAAACGAAGACGCGCTCTGA
- a CDS encoding transglycosylase domain-containing protein has product MSNTSKGKKPLVADKRYVSRKAKTAKPKPRQAKKKPRRVAKQRGGIIGFFQRIIRWVLRLIWRITWRVGFVTGLVLALVVGYYYTTLPPVDQLLDARARGSVTMLDQDGQVFAWRGDQFGGVVTAQTVSPHLKNAIIATEDRRFYRHFGISPRGIASAVRINLSEGRGPLQGHGGSTITQQVAKLLCLGVAFDPETQTEAEYERECRRGTVKRKASEAIYALAMEAKYSKDEILTIYMNRVFLGAGARGFEAASERYFGKSAANVEPAEAAMLAGLLVAPTRFAPTNDLTRSQRRAATIVRLMNEQGYLSDAEARNAQQNPAQLSQAAEARSGGYFADWVMSSGPEFFTRKTTEDVIIKTTLDQRIQRSAEEALKWVFENKVREGSKAQAAIVVMSADGAVRAMVGGRNTKVSGAFNRAVQAKRQTGSAFKPFVYAAALDLGYSPNDTVTDEPLTIDIPGSGPWSPRNYTNKYYGKVTLTHALRDSLNIPAVKVSEFVGRDLVRQVANGFGLESDLAAGPALALGASESTLIEMTGAYAGILNGGSSVQPYGLVELRLMGDQEPLMGTGGGIGERIIQEQAARQMVYMMEKVVSEGTGQRAAFGNWQLAGKTGTTQAARDAWFVGFSAEYVAGVWMGYDDNTPLTGVTGGGLPAEIWRETMARVHEGMPLTPLPLQTPGDNGRTREDDRDNNRNSGGAVGLLEGLLRDILGGTGGGGQPPKNVSGSDR; this is encoded by the coding sequence ATGAGTAATACATCCAAAGGTAAAAAGCCCTTGGTCGCGGATAAACGTTATGTGTCCCGCAAGGCAAAAACGGCGAAACCAAAACCACGGCAAGCAAAGAAGAAGCCGCGCCGTGTGGCCAAGCAACGCGGCGGCATCATCGGGTTTTTCCAACGGATCATCCGGTGGGTGCTTCGGCTGATCTGGCGCATTACGTGGCGTGTTGGGTTCGTCACGGGGCTCGTGCTTGCCTTGGTGGTTGGCTATTATTACACCACGCTGCCGCCAGTCGATCAGTTGCTTGACGCGCGTGCGCGCGGCTCAGTCACGATGCTGGATCAGGACGGTCAGGTATTTGCGTGGCGCGGCGATCAATTCGGCGGCGTGGTGACCGCGCAAACCGTGTCGCCACATCTCAAGAACGCGATTATCGCCACCGAGGATCGCCGTTTTTATCGTCATTTCGGCATCAGCCCGCGTGGCATTGCAAGTGCCGTGCGCATCAACCTGAGCGAGGGGCGTGGGCCGTTGCAAGGTCACGGCGGGTCAACGATCACACAGCAGGTGGCAAAGCTTTTGTGCCTTGGGGTGGCTTTTGACCCCGAAACGCAGACCGAAGCGGAATATGAGCGCGAGTGCCGCCGCGGCACGGTCAAGCGCAAGGCCAGCGAAGCGATCTATGCGCTTGCGATGGAGGCAAAGTACTCCAAGGATGAAATCCTGACCATCTACATGAACCGGGTATTTCTGGGTGCGGGCGCGCGCGGGTTTGAAGCGGCGAGCGAGCGCTATTTTGGCAAGTCGGCTGCAAATGTGGAACCGGCAGAGGCGGCCATGCTGGCAGGTCTTTTGGTGGCACCGACACGTTTTGCGCCCACAAATGATCTGACACGCTCGCAACGGCGGGCAGCGACAATTGTGCGGCTTATGAACGAACAGGGCTATTTGAGCGATGCTGAGGCGCGCAACGCACAGCAGAACCCCGCGCAATTATCGCAAGCCGCTGAGGCGCGTTCAGGTGGGTATTTCGCAGATTGGGTCATGTCCTCTGGCCCGGAGTTCTTTACGCGTAAAACGACGGAAGATGTCATCATCAAGACAACCCTCGATCAGCGCATTCAGCGCAGTGCCGAAGAGGCGTTGAAATGGGTCTTTGAAAACAAGGTGCGCGAAGGCAGCAAGGCGCAGGCGGCCATCGTCGTCATGTCCGCAGATGGTGCGGTGCGTGCCATGGTCGGCGGGCGAAATACGAAAGTGTCTGGCGCTTTTAACCGGGCGGTGCAGGCCAAGCGGCAAACCGGTTCGGCGTTCAAGCCGTTTGTTTATGCCGCAGCGCTGGATCTCGGTTATTCACCGAATGATACCGTTACGGATGAGCCACTTACGATTGATATTCCAGGATCTGGCCCATGGTCGCCGCGCAACTATACGAACAAGTATTACGGCAAAGTCACATTGACCCATGCGCTGCGCGACAGTCTGAACATCCCGGCAGTCAAGGTTTCTGAATTTGTGGGGCGCGACCTTGTGCGACAGGTTGCAAATGGTTTCGGATTGGAGAGCGACCTTGCTGCGGGGCCCGCGCTTGCGTTGGGCGCATCGGAAAGCACGTTGATTGAAATGACAGGGGCCTATGCCGGCATCCTGAACGGCGGCTCATCTGTACAGCCATACGGGTTGGTCGAGCTTCGGCTTATGGGCGATCAGGAGCCGTTGATGGGCACTGGTGGCGGTATTGGTGAACGGATCATTCAGGAACAGGCCGCCCGTCAGATGGTCTATATGATGGAGAAGGTCGTCTCTGAGGGGACCGGGCAGCGTGCAGCTTTTGGCAATTGGCAGCTGGCGGGTAAAACAGGCACGACGCAAGCCGCGCGGGACGCCTGGTTTGTGGGTTTCTCCGCCGAGTACGTGGCCGGTGTCTGGATGGGGTATGATGACAATACGCCGTTGACCGGTGTCACGGGCGGTGGTTTGCCTGCAGAGATCTGGCGTGAGACGATGGCCCGCGTGCATGAGGGGATGCCGCTGACGCCGCTTCCGCTACAGACACCGGGCGATAATGGTCGCACACGCGAGGACGACAGGGATAACAATCGGAACAGCGGCGGGGCCGTCGGCCTGCTGGAAGGTCTGCTGCGCGATATTCTAGGCGGAACTGGCGGCGGCGGGCAGCCGCCGAAAAATGTCAGCGGTTCGGATCGTTGA
- a CDS encoding MlaC/ttg2D family ABC transporter substrate-binding protein: protein MRFEPTRRTFLAATAGFLGLLGAPAFALSEQQARTLVDDVVAQLQAVINSGKSDAAILGDLERLFVKYADVNIMAQYALGNDGRSASSAEKRAFADAFKGYIARKYGKRFRDFIGGRVEVQSVKEIRSGYEVKTKAYLRGESPFDVSFHVSDRSGSDKFFNIYIEGVNLLLTERTEIGSMLDKRGGDINAVVNDLKKAG, encoded by the coding sequence ATGCGGTTTGAACCAACCCGACGCACTTTCCTCGCAGCCACGGCAGGCTTCCTCGGCTTGTTGGGGGCACCGGCCTTCGCCTTGAGCGAACAGCAGGCCCGCACCCTCGTAGATGACGTTGTCGCGCAGTTGCAGGCAGTCATCAATTCAGGCAAATCTGATGCAGCCATTCTCGGTGATCTTGAGCGTCTGTTTGTGAAATACGCCGACGTCAACATCATGGCTCAATACGCCTTGGGCAATGACGGGCGCAGCGCCAGCAGTGCTGAAAAGCGCGCTTTTGCTGACGCCTTCAAAGGATATATCGCCCGCAAATACGGCAAGCGTTTCCGCGATTTCATCGGTGGCCGGGTCGAAGTTCAATCCGTCAAGGAAATCCGCTCCGGCTATGAGGTCAAAACCAAGGCATACCTGCGCGGAGAAAGCCCGTTTGACGTCTCTTTCCATGTGTCTGACCGCTCTGGCAGTGACAAGTTCTTCAATATTTATATTGAAGGCGTCAATCTTTTGCTGACCGAACGCACGGAAATCGGTTCAATGCTGGACAAACGCGGCGGCGATATCAATGCTGTTGTCAATGACCTGAAAAAAGCAGGGTAA
- a CDS encoding MlaA family lipoprotein → MSFMVVALALSACATSQDPATRTDGINDPYESQNRAVHRFNKGLDKNLVRPVSKGYAAVLPVEIRDRVNDFSENLSMPGVAVNSLLQGDLRGAGLATTRFLVNTTVGLAGFVDAASELNIPEHDTDFGETLAVWGVGEGAYIELPIFGPSTQRDAVGFVTDFFTNPLTFATIDTSPEQYVPPTARAGSWLNTRDKISGTIDSILYDSADSYAQSRSVYLQNRRFELDSSGGAEEDPYLDPYAE, encoded by the coding sequence ATGTCGTTTATGGTGGTGGCTCTTGCGCTATCTGCATGTGCTACGTCTCAGGATCCGGCAACGCGCACCGATGGGATCAACGACCCCTATGAATCGCAGAACAGAGCCGTTCATCGGTTCAACAAGGGTCTCGATAAAAACCTCGTTCGTCCAGTATCAAAAGGGTATGCGGCGGTTTTGCCGGTCGAAATACGCGACAGGGTGAATGATTTTTCCGAAAACCTGTCGATGCCCGGTGTTGCGGTCAATAGCCTCTTGCAGGGTGATCTGCGCGGCGCTGGCCTCGCCACCACGCGGTTCCTGGTGAATACAACGGTTGGACTTGCGGGCTTCGTTGATGCGGCCAGCGAATTGAACATCCCGGAACACGATACAGATTTCGGTGAGACATTGGCCGTTTGGGGTGTCGGTGAGGGTGCTTATATCGAACTGCCGATCTTTGGGCCGTCGACGCAGCGTGACGCGGTCGGTTTTGTCACTGACTTCTTTACCAACCCGCTGACCTTTGCGACCATTGATACCAGCCCTGAGCAGTATGTGCCGCCTACAGCGCGCGCGGGGTCTTGGCTGAATACCCGCGACAAGATCAGCGGGACCATTGATTCTATCCTGTACGACAGTGCCGATAGTTACGCCCAATCGCGATCAGTTTACCTGCAAAACAGACGGTTTGAGCTTGATAGCTCTGGCGGAGCCGAAGAAGATCCCTATCTTGATCCTTACGCAGAATAA